From Synchiropus splendidus isolate RoL2022-P1 chromosome 10, RoL_Sspl_1.0, whole genome shotgun sequence, the proteins below share one genomic window:
- the gulp1a gene encoding PTB domain-containing engulfment adapter protein 1 isoform X3 — translation MNRAFNRKKEKSWMHTPEALAKHYIPYNAKFLGNTEVEAPKGTEVVKDAVRKLKFQRHIKKSEGQKIPKVELQISIYGVKILDPKTKDVQHNCQLHRISFCADDKTDKRIFTFICKDSESNKHLCYVFDSEKCAEEITLTIGQAFDLAYKKFLESGGKDVETRKQIGGLQKRIQELETENSELKMQLQNLEEQLMIAHEPPAGSISMKPQSTDIFDMVPFSPVTPLVPMVASNGCPPPPPTSLPPDIRKDLFGAEPFDPFTCGAADFPPDIQSQLDEMQEGFKMGLTLEGTVFSLDPLDSRC, via the exons TTCCTCGGGAACACAGAAGTGGAAGCTCCGAAAGGCACCGAAGTTGTCAAGGATGCCGTTCGGAAGCTCAAG TTCCAGAGACACATCAAGAAGTCGGAGGGGCAGAAGATTCCCAAAGTTGAGCTTCAGATTTCCATTTACGGAGTGAAAATCCTCGaccccaaaacaaaa GATGTTCAGCACAACTGTCAGCTACACAGGATTTCCTTCTGCGCGGACGACAAGACCGACAAGAGGATATTCACTTTCATCTGCAAAGACTCCGAGTCCAACAAGCACCTGTGCTACGTGTTTGACAGCGAGAAGTGT GCTGAAGAGATCACCCTCACCATCGGGCAGGCCTTCGACCTGGCCTATAAGAAGTTCCTGGAGTCCGGAGGGAAAGACGTGGAGACCAGGAAACAGATCGGGGGACTTCAGAAGCGA ATCCAAGAGCTGGAGACAGAGAACTCTGAATTGAAGATGCAACTTCAAAATCTGGAAGAACAACTGATGATCGCTCATGAGCCACCG GCCGGTAGCATCTCCATGAAGCCTCAGTCCACAGATATTTTCGACATGGTTCCCTTCTCACCTGTGACGCCTCTGGTGCCGATGGTCGCCAGCAATGGCTGTCCACCCCCTCCCCCGACCTCCCTGCCACCTGACATCA GGAAAGATTTGTTCGGAGCGGAACCGTTTGATCCGTTCACCTGCGGAGCTGCCGACTTCCCGCCAGATATTCAGTCTCAGCTGGATGAGATGCAG GAGGGGTTCAAAATGGGACTAACACTCGAGGGCACCGTCTTCTCTTTGGACCCCTTGGACAGTCGCTGCTGA
- the gulp1a gene encoding PTB domain-containing engulfment adapter protein 1 isoform X1, whose amino-acid sequence MNRAFNRKKEKSWMHTPEALAKHYIPYNAKFLGNTEVEAPKGTEVVKDAVRKLKFQRHIKKSEGQKIPKVELQISIYGVKILDPKTKDVQHNCQLHRISFCADDKTDKRIFTFICKDSESNKHLCYVFDSEKCAEEITLTIGQAFDLAYKKFLESGGKDVETRKQIGGLQKRIQELETENSELKMQLQNLEEQLMIAHEPPPLHITSSNEAYMLQRPSSLFWCHSLQSLSCLEISSVTLTPMSSPESNLSAGLLTPPPAKPAFLSSKPSEGCSIPRPRAGSISMKPQSTDIFDMVPFSPVTPLVPMVASNGCPPPPPTSLPPDIRKDLFGAEPFDPFTCGAADFPPDIQSQLDEMQEGFKMGLTLEGTVFSLDPLDSRC is encoded by the exons TTCCTCGGGAACACAGAAGTGGAAGCTCCGAAAGGCACCGAAGTTGTCAAGGATGCCGTTCGGAAGCTCAAG TTCCAGAGACACATCAAGAAGTCGGAGGGGCAGAAGATTCCCAAAGTTGAGCTTCAGATTTCCATTTACGGAGTGAAAATCCTCGaccccaaaacaaaa GATGTTCAGCACAACTGTCAGCTACACAGGATTTCCTTCTGCGCGGACGACAAGACCGACAAGAGGATATTCACTTTCATCTGCAAAGACTCCGAGTCCAACAAGCACCTGTGCTACGTGTTTGACAGCGAGAAGTGT GCTGAAGAGATCACCCTCACCATCGGGCAGGCCTTCGACCTGGCCTATAAGAAGTTCCTGGAGTCCGGAGGGAAAGACGTGGAGACCAGGAAACAGATCGGGGGACTTCAGAAGCGA ATCCAAGAGCTGGAGACAGAGAACTCTGAATTGAAGATGCAACTTCAAAATCTGGAAGAACAACTGATGATCGCTCATGAGCCACCG CCGCTCCACATTACCTCTTCTAATGAAGCCTACATGCTGCAGAGAccttcctctctcttctggtgCCACAGCCTCCAGTCTCTCTCCTGCCTGGAGATCTCCTCGGTCACACTCACCCCCATGAGCTCGCCGGAGTCCAACCTGTCGGCCGGCCTACTAACGCCTCCTCCTGCCAAACCTGCTTTCCTTTCTTCTAAACCCTCCGAGGGCTGCAGCATCCCGCGACCTCGT GCCGGTAGCATCTCCATGAAGCCTCAGTCCACAGATATTTTCGACATGGTTCCCTTCTCACCTGTGACGCCTCTGGTGCCGATGGTCGCCAGCAATGGCTGTCCACCCCCTCCCCCGACCTCCCTGCCACCTGACATCA GGAAAGATTTGTTCGGAGCGGAACCGTTTGATCCGTTCACCTGCGGAGCTGCCGACTTCCCGCCAGATATTCAGTCTCAGCTGGATGAGATGCAG GAGGGGTTCAAAATGGGACTAACACTCGAGGGCACCGTCTTCTCTTTGGACCCCTTGGACAGTCGCTGCTGA
- the gulp1a gene encoding PTB domain-containing engulfment adapter protein 1 isoform X2, with amino-acid sequence MNRAFNRKKEKSWMHTPEALAKHYIPYNAKFLGNTEVEAPKGTEVVKDAVRKLKFQRHIKKSEGQKIPKVELQISIYGVKILDPKTKDVQHNCQLHRISFCADDKTDKRIFTFICKDSESNKHLCYVFDSEKCAEEITLTIGQAFDLAYKKFLESGGKDVETRKQIGGLQKRIQELETENSELKMQLQNLEEQLMIAHEPPPLHITSSNEAYMLQRPSSLFWCHSLQSLSCLEISSVTLTPMSSPESNLSAGLLTPPPAKPAFLSSKPSEGCSIPRPRAGSISMKPQSTDIFDMVPFSPVTPLVPMVASNGCPPPPPTSLPPDIRKDLFGAEPFDPFTCGAADFPPDIQSQLDEMQRQRWFVSAALCVCLQLLHVAIVT; translated from the exons TTCCTCGGGAACACAGAAGTGGAAGCTCCGAAAGGCACCGAAGTTGTCAAGGATGCCGTTCGGAAGCTCAAG TTCCAGAGACACATCAAGAAGTCGGAGGGGCAGAAGATTCCCAAAGTTGAGCTTCAGATTTCCATTTACGGAGTGAAAATCCTCGaccccaaaacaaaa GATGTTCAGCACAACTGTCAGCTACACAGGATTTCCTTCTGCGCGGACGACAAGACCGACAAGAGGATATTCACTTTCATCTGCAAAGACTCCGAGTCCAACAAGCACCTGTGCTACGTGTTTGACAGCGAGAAGTGT GCTGAAGAGATCACCCTCACCATCGGGCAGGCCTTCGACCTGGCCTATAAGAAGTTCCTGGAGTCCGGAGGGAAAGACGTGGAGACCAGGAAACAGATCGGGGGACTTCAGAAGCGA ATCCAAGAGCTGGAGACAGAGAACTCTGAATTGAAGATGCAACTTCAAAATCTGGAAGAACAACTGATGATCGCTCATGAGCCACCG CCGCTCCACATTACCTCTTCTAATGAAGCCTACATGCTGCAGAGAccttcctctctcttctggtgCCACAGCCTCCAGTCTCTCTCCTGCCTGGAGATCTCCTCGGTCACACTCACCCCCATGAGCTCGCCGGAGTCCAACCTGTCGGCCGGCCTACTAACGCCTCCTCCTGCCAAACCTGCTTTCCTTTCTTCTAAACCCTCCGAGGGCTGCAGCATCCCGCGACCTCGT GCCGGTAGCATCTCCATGAAGCCTCAGTCCACAGATATTTTCGACATGGTTCCCTTCTCACCTGTGACGCCTCTGGTGCCGATGGTCGCCAGCAATGGCTGTCCACCCCCTCCCCCGACCTCCCTGCCACCTGACATCA GGAAAGATTTGTTCGGAGCGGAACCGTTTGATCCGTTCACCTGCGGAGCTGCCGACTTCCCGCCAGATATTCAGTCTCAGCTGGATGAGATGCAG CGTCAGAGATGGTTTGTATCTGCTgctctctgtgtctgtctccAGCTGTTGCATGTTGCCATAGTAACGTGA